The Manihot esculenta cultivar AM560-2 chromosome 1, M.esculenta_v8, whole genome shotgun sequence genome has a window encoding:
- the LOC110601424 gene encoding uncharacterized protein LOC110601424 — protein MPPPTQPSTSLNGDHRPLRPPQSSNTHHHHPYYPTSSSSKSASLKGCCCCCLFLLFSFLALLVLAIFLIIILTVKPKKPEFDLQQVGVQYMGIPASNLNSLDPTIGTTTMTTGATTTSLSLTIHMLFTAVNPNKVGIKYSESNFTVMYHGIPLGKASVPGFYQEAHSERQVEATISVDRYSLIQANAVDLIRDASLNDRVEPRVLGEVGAKIRVVDFDSPGVAILLLFSIFQHQLFFFTSKIGFTLH, from the coding sequence ATGCCGCCACCTACACAACCAAGCACTAGCCTGAATGGTGACCACAGACCATTACGCCCACCGCAGAGTTCAAACACCCACCACCACCATCCTTACTACCCAACGTCGTCGTCTTCCAAGTCAGCCTCCTTGAAAGGCTGCTGCTGCTGTTGTCTCTTCCTTCTCTTCTCCTTCCTTGCTCTCCTTGTTCTCGCTATCTTTCTTATCATTATTCTCACCGTCAAGCCTAAGAAACCTGAGTTCGATCTCCAACAAGTCGGGGTCCAGTACATGGGCATCCCCGCTTCTAATCTCAATTCACTTGACCCGACCATCGGCACAACCACCATGACCACTGGCGCCACCACCACTTCACTCTCTTTAACTATCCACATGCTATTCACTGCCGTTAATCCCAACAAGGTAGGGATCAAGTACAGCGAGTCTAATTTCACTGTCATGTATCATGGGATTCCTTTGGGGAAGGCTTCGGTTCCTGGGTTTTATCAGGAGGCTCATAGCGAGCGGCAGGTGGAAGCCACCATCTCCGTTGATCGCTATAGCTTGATCCAGGCCAATGCTGTTGATTTAATCAGGGATGCTTCGCTGAATGATAGAGTGGAGCCTCGGGTTTTGGGTGAAGTTGGTGCTAAGATCCGTGTTGTAGACTTCGACTCACCTGGAGTAGCCatccttcttctcttttctatcTTTCAGCATCagcttttcttttttacttctaAGATTGGCTTTACCTTGCATTAA